One Thermococcus kodakarensis KOD1 genomic window carries:
- a CDS encoding molybdenum cofactor biosynthesis protein MoaE, which produces MKVRLTKDKFSVDEAISLLRVPESGAYVVFLGQVRNENLGRKVEKLIYEAYPEMAEAEMERIREEALKKFPILDMVIWHRYGELDVGEDTILIVASAKHRKEAFRACEWAIDEVKRRVPVWKKEVTPEGAFWLEGDKAVRE; this is translated from the coding sequence ATGAAAGTCAGACTCACCAAAGATAAATTCAGCGTTGATGAGGCAATTTCCCTGCTCCGAGTTCCAGAGTCCGGCGCTTACGTTGTGTTCCTCGGCCAGGTTAGGAACGAGAACCTTGGAAGAAAGGTCGAGAAGCTCATATACGAGGCTTACCCAGAGATGGCCGAAGCAGAGATGGAGAGGATAAGAGAGGAGGCACTCAAAAAGTTCCCGATTCTGGACATGGTAATATGGCACAGATACGGAGAGCTTGATGTCGGCGAGGACACAATACTGATCGTGGCGAGTGCCAAGCACAGGAAGGAGGCGTTTAGGGCCTGTGAGTGGGCAATTGACGAGGTAAAACGAAGGGTCCCAGTGTGGAAGAAGGAGGTCACCCCCGAAGGAGCTTT
- a CDS encoding DUF3201 domain-containing protein has protein sequence MRGKFDVRAVHEFLNKLWEDVFTLNEELKEELPRFGFKVEDVEEVFGAYLFLDGEWRQMLYPHPAFEVKPQIEVGATPESYYFVVAVPKEKISEDFLEAFLEAFPKSFIYGSEDFLNDVYNCMRDSPLSEEIIKRIHESSEKVFQFEANFDDVEKLKEGLFKVIELGKRFEIFDL, from the coding sequence ATGAGGGGAAAATTTGACGTGAGAGCCGTTCATGAGTTCCTTAACAAGCTCTGGGAGGATGTATTCACGCTCAACGAGGAGCTCAAGGAGGAACTCCCAAGGTTCGGCTTTAAGGTGGAAGACGTTGAGGAGGTCTTTGGAGCGTACCTTTTCCTTGACGGCGAGTGGAGGCAGATGCTCTATCCCCACCCTGCCTTTGAAGTGAAGCCCCAGATTGAAGTTGGCGCAACTCCAGAAAGCTATTACTTCGTCGTTGCGGTTCCAAAAGAGAAGATTAGCGAGGACTTTCTTGAGGCATTTCTCGAAGCCTTTCCGAAGAGCTTCATCTACGGAAGTGAGGACTTCCTCAACGACGTCTACAACTGCATGAGGGACAGTCCCCTGTCGGAGGAGATCATCAAGAGAATACATGAAAGCTCCGAAAAGGTCTTCCAGTTCGAGGCCAACTTTGACGATGTTGAAAAGCTTAAAGAGGGACTCTTCAAGGTTATAGAACTCGGAAAGCGCTTTGAAATCTTTGACCTTTGA
- a CDS encoding CDP-2,3-bis-(O-geranylgeranyl)-sn-glycerol synthase — MGWLSSIFWAFWYILPAYFANASPVLVGGGRPIDGGRVWRDGRRLLGDGKTWRGFIGGVLIGTLVGIVQYFITPDFYGSLETAVKLAFLLSFGALIGDLVGSFIKRRANLPRGYPAIGLDQLGFLISALAFAYPVKTLSSGQIIFLLVVSPFIHWGANYFAYRMGWKSVPW, encoded by the coding sequence ATGGGCTGGCTTTCATCAATCTTCTGGGCGTTCTGGTACATACTTCCCGCTTACTTCGCCAACGCATCCCCTGTCCTCGTTGGAGGCGGCAGACCAATAGACGGTGGAAGGGTCTGGAGAGACGGCAGGAGGCTTCTGGGAGACGGAAAAACCTGGAGGGGATTCATTGGAGGCGTCCTGATAGGGACTCTGGTCGGAATAGTCCAGTACTTCATAACCCCTGATTTCTACGGAAGCCTTGAGACTGCCGTAAAGCTCGCATTTCTCCTCTCATTCGGCGCTCTTATCGGTGATCTCGTCGGAAGCTTCATTAAGAGGAGAGCAAACCTCCCGAGGGGCTATCCTGCTATAGGACTCGATCAGCTCGGCTTCCTCATAAGCGCTCTGGCATTCGCCTACCCTGTAAAAACTCTTTCCAGCGGGCAGATAATCTTCCTTCTGGTCGTGTCCCCGTTCATTCATTGGGGGGCCAACTACTTCGCCTACAGGATGGGCTGGAAGAGCGTGCCATGGTAG
- a CDS encoding ThiF family adenylyltransferase yields MLTERELERYDRQIMIFGEEGQEKLKGAKVAVVGVGGLGSPVAYYLAAAGIGTVLLIDEQTPELSNLNRQILHWEEDVGRRSKPESAKWKLERFNSDIKIEAYTGRLTAENIDEVLKDVDIVVDCLDNFQTRYLLDEYVHRKRIPLVHGAVEGMHGQVTTIVPGITKSLREIFPKVREKEEKFPIIGATAGVVGSIQAMEVIKLLTGIGEPLLNKLLLIDLAMNIFEVVELK; encoded by the coding sequence ATGCTGACCGAGAGAGAACTTGAGAGGTATGACAGGCAGATAATGATATTCGGAGAGGAAGGGCAGGAAAAACTGAAGGGCGCAAAAGTCGCAGTCGTCGGTGTTGGCGGCCTCGGCAGTCCCGTCGCGTATTACCTGGCCGCCGCTGGAATAGGCACCGTTCTCCTCATCGACGAACAGACCCCCGAGCTGAGCAACCTCAACAGGCAGATACTTCACTGGGAGGAAGATGTTGGAAGGAGGTCAAAGCCGGAATCCGCAAAATGGAAGCTCGAACGCTTCAACTCCGACATAAAGATAGAGGCCTACACAGGCAGACTCACTGCAGAGAACATCGATGAAGTCCTTAAGGACGTTGATATCGTGGTTGACTGCCTGGACAACTTCCAGACCCGCTACCTGCTCGACGAGTACGTGCACAGAAAACGAATCCCGCTCGTCCACGGCGCAGTGGAAGGCATGCATGGGCAGGTGACTACGATAGTTCCAGGCATCACAAAGAGCCTCAGGGAGATTTTTCCGAAAGTTAGGGAAAAAGAGGAGAAGTTCCCGATAATCGGTGCCACAGCTGGAGTAGTTGGTTCGATACAGGCAATGGAAGTCATCAAACTGCTGACGGGCATTGGAGAGCCCCTGTTGAACAAGCTCCTTCTGATAGACCTGGCCATGAACATCTTTGAGGTAGTGGAACTTAAGTAG
- a CDS encoding LEA type 2 family protein: MKKAVAIVILIVLILALWGAYVAYAVMTMNPLLTAEWGNVSEEKVEVVVDAGLGKALLVPASVESLSMQFNGVEVASLEEFDYSPTKSNARIVIGIDPNELVRALERYFESNQHGELSVEAKLGLFGLLHSTLTFSREFQQDILGQMDFKAESKPIFGGLLYTPSVEGTKVVWLGAENGVWNLKTYATLKNPNSFPIPVSNLEFEVSVNGIKVGVGNISQGVTIPAGGVATVPIDTEIYSEYLPTVLVAHIKNGEESSVEVNFYITVSSGGKSARINLTSERIVIQTDIMASINDALSGVSPRE, from the coding sequence ATGAAGAAAGCCGTCGCGATTGTTATCCTGATAGTTCTGATTCTGGCCCTGTGGGGAGCTTACGTCGCCTACGCTGTGATGACTATGAACCCCCTCCTTACGGCAGAGTGGGGCAACGTGAGCGAGGAGAAGGTTGAGGTAGTGGTCGATGCGGGGCTTGGAAAGGCTCTCCTTGTCCCGGCTTCCGTTGAGAGCCTTTCAATGCAGTTCAACGGCGTTGAAGTCGCTTCCCTTGAGGAATTTGACTACTCACCCACGAAATCAAACGCAAGAATCGTGATAGGCATCGACCCAAATGAACTAGTAAGGGCACTCGAAAGGTACTTTGAGAGCAACCAGCACGGTGAGCTCAGCGTCGAAGCCAAGCTGGGGCTTTTCGGTCTGCTTCACTCCACGCTCACTTTCTCCAGGGAATTCCAGCAGGACATCCTCGGCCAGATGGACTTCAAAGCCGAGAGCAAGCCGATCTTTGGTGGTCTCCTCTACACCCCGTCCGTTGAGGGAACGAAAGTAGTTTGGCTGGGGGCTGAGAACGGCGTCTGGAATCTGAAGACCTATGCAACGCTGAAGAATCCGAACTCATTCCCCATTCCAGTCTCAAACCTTGAGTTCGAGGTGTCTGTAAACGGCATAAAAGTAGGTGTTGGAAACATCAGTCAGGGAGTTACGATACCGGCTGGAGGCGTTGCGACGGTTCCAATTGACACTGAGATATATTCGGAGTACCTTCCGACGGTTCTGGTAGCCCACATAAAGAACGGAGAGGAGAGCTCGGTTGAGGTAAACTTCTACATAACAGTGAGCTCGGGCGGTAAGAGTGCCAGGATAAATCTTACAAGTGAGAGGATAGTAATACAGACGGACATAATGGCCAGCATAAACGATGCCCTTTCGGGGGTTTCTCCTAGGGAATGA
- a CDS encoding ubiquitin-like small modifier protein 1 produces MRIKVRYFARYRSLVGKSEEELEVPDGITVRDLIEILKERYPVLKNEVFAEDDDLADVNVSRNGRYVRFDEVLKDGDVIAIFPPVSGG; encoded by the coding sequence GTGAGAATAAAAGTCAGATATTTCGCCCGCTACCGCTCCCTCGTGGGCAAGAGCGAGGAAGAACTGGAAGTTCCCGATGGGATAACCGTGAGGGACCTCATTGAAATCCTGAAGGAGCGCTATCCTGTCCTTAAGAACGAAGTTTTTGCCGAAGATGACGACCTTGCCGATGTCAACGTCTCCAGAAACGGGCGCTACGTAAGGTTCGACGAGGTGTTGAAGGATGGGGATGTAATCGCGATATTCCCGCCTGTAAGTGGTGGTTAA
- a CDS encoding NAD(+) kinase, giving the protein MKFGVVARRDKLEALKLAYRVYDFLKVSGFDVVVDEDTYRYLGEFSEDDVLPLEEFDVDIIVVIGGDGTILRVEHKTKKEIPILGINMGTLGFLTEVEPHETFFALSRVIEGDYHIDERIKLRTFLDGENRVPDALNEVAVLTGIPGKIIHLKYYIDGGLADEVRADGLIISTPTGSTGYAMSAGGPFVDPRLDVVVIAPLAPIALSSRPMVVPSSSRIDVRNVAMTREVILSVDGQFYTYLSPETEITIVRSPRKTKFVRFNREIYPKYTMKIKSRF; this is encoded by the coding sequence ATGAAGTTCGGTGTCGTTGCCAGGAGAGACAAATTGGAGGCACTGAAGCTGGCCTACAGGGTTTACGATTTCCTCAAGGTTAGTGGTTTTGATGTCGTGGTGGATGAGGACACCTACAGGTACCTTGGAGAGTTCAGTGAGGACGACGTTCTCCCCCTGGAGGAGTTTGATGTCGACATCATAGTCGTTATCGGCGGTGACGGTACGATACTCCGTGTGGAGCACAAAACAAAGAAGGAGATACCGATTTTAGGCATTAATATGGGCACCCTCGGTTTTCTGACGGAGGTTGAACCCCACGAGACCTTTTTTGCCCTGAGCAGGGTTATAGAGGGAGACTACCACATAGACGAGAGGATAAAGCTGAGAACGTTCCTTGACGGAGAAAACCGAGTTCCCGATGCTCTCAACGAGGTCGCAGTACTTACTGGGATTCCTGGGAAGATAATTCACCTGAAGTACTACATCGACGGCGGTCTGGCTGACGAGGTTCGCGCCGACGGGCTCATCATCTCCACTCCAACAGGCTCAACAGGATACGCGATGAGCGCGGGCGGCCCCTTCGTTGATCCGAGGCTTGACGTTGTCGTGATAGCCCCTCTAGCTCCCATAGCCCTCAGCTCAAGGCCCATGGTAGTACCGTCCTCCAGCAGGATAGACGTCAGGAACGTTGCCATGACTAGGGAGGTAATCCTTTCAGTGGACGGACAGTTTTACACGTACCTCTCGCCAGAAACAGAGATAACGATAGTCAGATCGCCAAGAAAAACTAAGTTCGTGCGCTTCAACAGGGAGATATATCCCAAGTACACTATGAAGATAAAGAGCAGGTTTTAG
- a CDS encoding acetate--CoA ligase family protein, translated as MSLDFFFYPKSVAVFGSFKKGAIAYEILRNIVEGGFKGKIIPVNPKGGTVEVSGKTFEIREKLDEQVDTAIIAVPAKIVPALIDEIGPLIKGAVVISAGFSEVGNEELERELVKKARKHGVRLIGPNCAGIFGVHGKFFGSFEVRVKPGGLALISQSGAFGGAALAMGNDERIGFSAFVSYGNAADLNESDFLEYFADDENTKAIALYIEGVKDGRRFLNALRYASSKKPIIVLKAGKSASGAKAAASHTGSLAGSYEIYRAAFKQAGAIEVEEMEELFDAAKAFEMYQRAGKRVAVITNSGGPGVLATDKLERLGLEIAKLEEKTVEELRSFLPPQCSLKNPIDLIADADYERYRKTIEVVCKDENVDALLVICVPPIFIPSEEIARAVIEAECDKPVIVNFMAGELVKEGVELLDEHGIKNFPTPERAARALKWLSMR; from the coding sequence ATGAGCCTAGACTTCTTTTTCTACCCGAAGAGCGTCGCGGTCTTCGGCTCGTTCAAGAAGGGGGCTATAGCCTACGAAATCCTGAGGAACATTGTCGAAGGGGGCTTTAAGGGGAAGATAATTCCAGTGAACCCAAAGGGTGGAACCGTTGAAGTGAGCGGTAAAACCTTCGAAATCAGGGAGAAGCTGGACGAGCAAGTTGATACGGCCATAATAGCGGTTCCAGCCAAAATCGTCCCTGCGTTGATTGACGAGATAGGGCCGCTCATCAAGGGTGCCGTGGTTATCTCGGCGGGATTTTCTGAGGTCGGCAACGAGGAGCTGGAGAGGGAGCTTGTGAAGAAAGCGAGGAAGCACGGCGTAAGGCTGATAGGGCCGAACTGCGCGGGCATCTTCGGTGTTCACGGGAAGTTCTTCGGCTCCTTCGAGGTTCGCGTTAAGCCCGGTGGACTGGCATTGATCAGCCAAAGCGGCGCCTTCGGCGGGGCGGCGTTGGCAATGGGAAACGACGAAAGGATCGGCTTTTCCGCCTTCGTCTCCTACGGAAACGCTGCTGACCTAAACGAGAGCGATTTTTTAGAGTACTTTGCCGATGACGAAAATACCAAGGCGATAGCCCTCTACATCGAGGGAGTGAAGGACGGGAGACGCTTCCTTAACGCGCTCCGCTACGCTTCATCGAAGAAGCCTATCATAGTTCTCAAGGCTGGAAAGAGCGCAAGCGGCGCCAAAGCAGCAGCATCCCACACTGGCTCTCTGGCTGGGAGTTATGAAATCTACCGCGCGGCGTTCAAGCAGGCGGGAGCGATAGAGGTCGAGGAGATGGAGGAGCTGTTCGACGCGGCGAAGGCCTTCGAAATGTACCAGAGAGCTGGAAAGCGCGTGGCCGTTATCACTAACTCCGGGGGGCCGGGTGTTCTGGCAACCGACAAGCTCGAGAGGCTCGGACTTGAGATAGCGAAGCTGGAGGAGAAAACGGTCGAGGAGCTCCGCTCCTTCCTTCCCCCTCAGTGCTCATTGAAGAACCCGATAGACCTGATAGCAGATGCGGACTACGAGCGCTATAGGAAGACTATCGAGGTCGTCTGCAAGGATGAGAACGTTGATGCACTCCTCGTTATCTGCGTGCCGCCGATATTCATACCAAGCGAGGAGATAGCGAGGGCAGTTATAGAGGCAGAGTGCGACAAGCCAGTGATAGTGAACTTCATGGCGGGCGAGCTGGTTAAGGAAGGTGTCGAACTCCTCGATGAGCACGGCATTAAAAACTTCCCGACGCCCGAGAGAGCGGCGAGGGCACTGAAGTGGCTCTCGATGAGATAG
- a CDS encoding flippase-like domain-containing protein, which produces MDWKKVSLFGVAMGIIAALLWWAGVDEVIAILKGARIKYLVLAFFVYILGLLAWAMRWKVLIDALNMDAPFSKVLMALMAGIFVNNATPGARGGGEPVRTYFLAKEIEMPYGPVFATVMMDRILDLIPVVGMLAVATAYVYSLGSRSLAIILIFLDVVFFGLVAFTLGILLSERKTKGALRWFFRLVERFLPLVAEKYREKFERVVEVDVPRFQNDFRFLMTHKRAFLLATVYSTLSWLTVVVRGYYAFLAIGYSIKFADVVVVQMVGMVVGMLSVIPGGAGLIETVNSATYVLLGIEKEHAVTATLLDRLISYWIPTAVGALATTHLGAKIRRKKKGLIR; this is translated from the coding sequence ATGGACTGGAAAAAGGTTTCACTTTTCGGGGTCGCGATGGGAATCATCGCCGCTCTCCTCTGGTGGGCTGGGGTAGATGAAGTAATTGCCATTCTAAAGGGAGCCCGTATTAAGTACCTTGTTCTTGCGTTTTTTGTATATATCCTGGGCCTCTTAGCTTGGGCAATGAGATGGAAGGTTCTGATAGATGCCCTCAATATGGACGCTCCGTTTTCAAAGGTCTTAATGGCCTTAATGGCCGGCATCTTCGTGAACAACGCAACTCCCGGGGCGCGAGGCGGAGGGGAGCCAGTGAGGACGTATTTTCTGGCCAAAGAAATTGAGATGCCCTACGGCCCTGTGTTCGCGACGGTGATGATGGACAGAATACTTGACCTCATTCCAGTGGTGGGAATGCTTGCCGTTGCCACCGCGTACGTCTATTCCCTTGGTTCAAGGTCGCTGGCGATAATCCTGATTTTCCTGGATGTTGTGTTTTTTGGTCTTGTTGCCTTCACCCTGGGAATCCTTCTAAGCGAGAGGAAGACCAAGGGGGCGCTCCGCTGGTTCTTCAGGCTTGTAGAGCGCTTCCTGCCGTTGGTGGCCGAAAAGTACCGCGAAAAGTTTGAGAGAGTTGTTGAAGTAGACGTTCCCCGCTTCCAGAACGATTTCAGGTTTCTCATGACCCACAAGAGGGCTTTTTTACTTGCCACTGTGTACTCCACACTCTCCTGGCTAACCGTCGTTGTTAGGGGCTATTATGCTTTCCTCGCCATAGGGTATTCCATAAAGTTTGCGGACGTTGTCGTCGTTCAGATGGTCGGGATGGTAGTTGGAATGTTGAGCGTGATTCCTGGAGGGGCAGGTCTCATAGAGACGGTCAATTCAGCAACCTACGTTCTCCTTGGGATTGAGAAAGAGCACGCCGTCACCGCTACGCTCCTTGACAGGCTCATCTCCTACTGGATACCGACAGCGGTGGGGGCACTGGCGACGACCCACCTCGGGGCAAAAATCCGCAGGAAAAAGAAAGGTTTAATTAGGTAA
- a CDS encoding bifunctional N(6)-L-threonylcarbamoyladenine synthase/serine/threonine protein kinase — translation MIALGIEGTAHTLGIGIVTEKSVLANVFDTLTTEKGGIHPKEAAEHHARLLKPLLRKALETAGVTMEDVDLIAFSQGPGLGPALRVVATAARALAIKYNKPIVGVNHCIAHVEITKMFGVKDPVGLYVSGGNTQVLALEGGRYRVFGETLDIGIGNAIDTFARELGIGFPGGPKIEKLALKGEKYIELPYAVKGMDLSFSGVLTEAVRKYRTGKYRIEDLAYSFQETAFAALVEVTERAVAHTGKEEVVLVGGVAANNRLREMLKIMAEDRGIKFFVPPYDLCRDNGAMIAYTGLRMYRGGVRFKIEDTVVKQKFRTDEVEVVWD, via the coding sequence ATGATAGCGCTCGGCATAGAGGGAACCGCCCACACTCTTGGCATAGGCATAGTGACCGAAAAGAGTGTCCTCGCCAACGTATTTGACACTCTCACAACGGAAAAGGGTGGCATCCACCCAAAGGAGGCCGCCGAGCACCACGCAAGGCTACTGAAGCCGCTCCTCAGAAAGGCCCTTGAAACCGCTGGAGTAACGATGGAAGACGTTGACCTAATAGCATTTTCCCAGGGGCCTGGGCTGGGGCCTGCACTCAGGGTCGTTGCCACAGCAGCGAGGGCGCTCGCGATAAAGTACAACAAGCCCATAGTCGGCGTGAACCACTGCATAGCCCACGTCGAGATAACGAAGATGTTCGGCGTTAAAGATCCGGTCGGCCTCTACGTGAGCGGTGGGAACACGCAGGTTTTGGCATTAGAGGGCGGCCGCTACCGCGTCTTTGGAGAGACGCTGGACATCGGCATAGGGAACGCGATAGATACCTTCGCGAGGGAGCTCGGTATAGGCTTTCCTGGGGGACCTAAGATAGAGAAGCTCGCCCTAAAAGGGGAGAAGTACATTGAACTGCCCTACGCTGTCAAGGGCATGGACCTGAGTTTCTCGGGCGTTCTTACTGAAGCCGTCAGGAAGTACCGTACTGGCAAGTACAGGATTGAAGACCTCGCTTACTCCTTCCAGGAAACGGCCTTCGCGGCCCTCGTAGAGGTCACAGAGAGGGCAGTTGCCCACACTGGCAAAGAAGAGGTTGTCCTGGTCGGGGGAGTTGCGGCAAACAACAGGCTCCGCGAGATGCTCAAAATCATGGCTGAGGACAGGGGGATTAAGTTCTTCGTACCGCCCTACGACCTCTGCAGGGACAACGGGGCGATGATAGCCTACACAGGCCTGAGAATGTACCGCGGAGGGGTAAGGTTCAAGATTGAAGACACCGTAGTTAAACAGAAGTTCCGCACCGATGAGGTGGAAGTTGTATGGGACTGA
- a CDS encoding DUF835 domain-containing protein, giving the protein MGLIVPWLVFVADVILFLAIGYAIVFLIRRLNKYGDPQLNAFIKWSLVFLVIGEIGRITDLIDDFCCASSFDTLQYVTYFISIVGIIYSVIHYIKLVEMKYLPAVKKVPKLKSSFKAHIVFSKNRLLDVIDVLKEGDFPVLVITRSPDFYSGLNRENVSAIWVTQSGKGVAPTALHVLQGIILDFVQENPGSVVIIDCLEYLMLYNDFKSVFKFLSALKDYVVIQHGSGLIVFVDEEVLSNQERALLLKEFEPL; this is encoded by the coding sequence ATGGGACTGATAGTACCTTGGCTCGTTTTTGTAGCCGACGTTATACTCTTCCTCGCTATTGGGTATGCTATTGTATTCCTTATAAGGAGGCTCAACAAATACGGAGACCCTCAGTTGAATGCTTTCATCAAGTGGTCGCTAGTTTTCCTCGTGATAGGGGAGATTGGTAGAATAACCGACTTGATTGACGATTTCTGCTGTGCTAGCTCGTTCGATACCCTTCAGTATGTTACGTATTTCATCTCCATCGTCGGCATTATATACTCTGTTATCCACTACATAAAGCTTGTGGAAATGAAATACTTACCTGCAGTAAAGAAAGTTCCAAAGCTAAAGAGCTCATTTAAGGCCCACATAGTCTTTTCCAAAAACAGATTGCTCGACGTTATAGACGTCCTCAAGGAGGGAGACTTCCCCGTTCTTGTCATAACGAGGTCCCCTGATTTTTATTCGGGGCTCAATAGGGAGAACGTTTCTGCCATATGGGTCACGCAGAGCGGAAAAGGCGTCGCACCAACCGCCCTCCACGTTCTTCAGGGAATCATCCTCGATTTCGTACAGGAAAATCCAGGCTCGGTCGTTATAATAGACTGCCTCGAGTACCTGATGCTCTACAACGACTTCAAATCAGTCTTCAAGTTCCTGTCCGCGCTCAAGGACTACGTGGTGATTCAGCACGGCTCGGGTCTGATAGTCTTCGTGGATGAAGAAGTGCTGAGCAACCAGGAGAGAGCACTCCTTCTGAAGGAGTTCGAACCGCTCTAA
- the coaD gene encoding phosphopantetheine adenylyltransferase, with protein sequence MRKKYRKVVVGGTFDRLHLGHKALLRKAFEVGKIVYIGLTSDEMVRNKPYAERILPYEHRLKDLLKFIEVNGYTNYRIIKIHTAIGFADSMKSLEAIVVSEETYKGALIVNRAREEKGLKPLDIVTIPIIKSYLGDKISSSLIRAGLIDPFGRPLHWKGNSPKDV encoded by the coding sequence ATGAGAAAAAAGTACCGAAAAGTCGTCGTTGGTGGAACCTTCGACAGGCTTCACCTCGGCCACAAGGCCCTGCTCAGAAAGGCCTTCGAGGTAGGGAAGATAGTCTACATCGGCCTGACTTCCGACGAGATGGTCAGGAACAAGCCCTACGCCGAGAGGATACTCCCCTATGAGCACCGCCTTAAGGATCTTCTCAAGTTCATTGAGGTAAACGGCTACACCAACTACAGGATAATAAAGATACATACTGCAATAGGCTTCGCTGACAGCATGAAAAGTCTCGAGGCCATAGTCGTCAGCGAGGAGACGTACAAAGGCGCTCTCATCGTGAACAGGGCGCGCGAGGAGAAGGGATTAAAGCCGCTCGACATCGTGACGATTCCCATAATAAAGAGCTACCTCGGGGACAAGATAAGCTCTTCTTTAATCCGTGCCGGCTTGATTGACCCCTTTGGAAGGCCGCTCCACTGGAAAGGAAACTCTCCGAAAGACGTTTAA
- a CDS encoding RsmB/NOP family class I SAM-dependent RNA methyltransferase yields the protein MGYEEAFPAELREYYRKLFGSEAEEIMASLRTPVEKYYIRVNTLKTSRSELMRRLRREGLKPKRSPYLEEGIYFEREGPNFDDDYDPGLKKVVANKFASESVYQGAMLYAPGVLKADKGIKPGDEVEIRDPRGLLVGIGIARMSGKEMITATRGLAVEVTLPKFKLPSLSELESFKEGLFYAQSLPSMVASRVLEPSEEDLIIDMAAAPGGKTSHIAQLMQNRGEIIAIDKSRNRLRKMEEELKRLGVKNVRLIHMDARKLPELGIEADKILLDAPCTALGIRPKLWETRTPKDIEATARYQRAFIWAAIKSLRKGGTLVYSTCTISYEENEANVKYMLQKGLKLEEQSVFIASHGIDMEGVQRFYPNRHLTQGFFIAKLRKV from the coding sequence ATGGGCTACGAGGAGGCTTTTCCGGCCGAGCTCAGGGAATACTACAGAAAGCTCTTTGGGAGCGAGGCAGAAGAGATCATGGCATCATTGAGAACTCCAGTCGAGAAGTACTACATCAGGGTGAACACCCTAAAGACGAGCAGGAGCGAGCTGATGAGGCGGCTGAGGAGAGAAGGTTTGAAGCCCAAGAGGAGTCCTTACCTTGAGGAGGGGATTTACTTCGAAAGAGAAGGACCGAACTTCGATGATGATTACGATCCAGGCCTCAAGAAGGTTGTCGCGAACAAGTTTGCCAGCGAGAGTGTCTATCAGGGAGCAATGCTCTACGCCCCGGGAGTTCTGAAGGCTGATAAGGGTATAAAGCCCGGCGACGAGGTCGAAATTAGGGATCCGAGAGGACTTCTGGTCGGAATCGGTATCGCGAGGATGAGCGGGAAGGAGATGATAACCGCCACGAGGGGACTGGCGGTTGAGGTAACCCTGCCGAAGTTCAAGCTCCCAAGTTTGAGCGAGCTGGAGAGTTTCAAAGAGGGTCTCTTTTACGCCCAGAGCCTGCCCTCGATGGTAGCTTCAAGAGTCCTAGAGCCGAGTGAAGAGGACCTCATCATTGATATGGCCGCGGCCCCCGGAGGAAAGACCTCACACATAGCCCAGCTCATGCAGAACAGGGGGGAGATAATAGCCATCGACAAGTCCAGAAACAGGCTGAGGAAGATGGAGGAGGAACTTAAGAGGCTCGGCGTGAAGAACGTCAGGCTCATCCACATGGATGCTAGAAAGCTCCCCGAGCTTGGGATTGAAGCCGATAAGATACTCCTCGATGCCCCCTGCACCGCGCTCGGCATAAGGCCCAAGCTCTGGGAGACGCGGACGCCAAAGGACATTGAGGCAACCGCGAGATACCAGAGGGCCTTCATCTGGGCCGCTATAAAGTCCCTTCGGAAGGGGGGGACGCTGGTTTACTCTACCTGTACAATCAGCTACGAGGAAAACGAGGCCAACGTGAAGTACATGCTCCAGAAAGGCCTGAAGCTTGAAGAGCAGAGCGTTTTCATAGCATCCCACGGAATTGACATGGAGGGCGTCCAGAGGTTTTATCCGAACAGGCACCTGACTCAGGGCTTCTTTATAGCGAAGCTCAGGAAGGTGTGA